A genomic window from Exiguobacterium acetylicum DSM 20416 includes:
- a CDS encoding tyrosine-type recombinase/integrase: MAREQSYTLPEFIERYLFYLTTSGRQLSTVRRYRYDLIEVHRYMTDVDQPLEKIDDFKAISIETWKTFINEYLIEEKLYQQATVARIVTVINQVNYQIRQTKAKLIEYAQPSHELTAKHVASFKEYEQLVRTNQSDRGLTEHQLKARPYLIDRNELILRLFYRYGLRVHHIIGLKMHDLNFAQQEMTVHDRLGNRYLLHLEREDQDIMLRYLKTIPEPVRPRYNSTDPFFVAFDFARMTFRWVYSKNAPKQLSIVMITKMMRQLNERSDNKRILTPSMLRNSFILKTYQDEMTKEERLQKTCLYKDVSLRRYEEAVEELTPLL; encoded by the coding sequence ATGGCACGCGAACAGTCGTATACGCTTCCAGAGTTCATTGAACGCTATTTGTTTTATCTAACGACAAGTGGACGGCAACTTTCGACCGTCCGCCGCTATCGCTATGATTTAATCGAAGTCCATCGCTACATGACCGATGTCGACCAACCACTCGAGAAGATCGACGATTTCAAGGCGATTTCGATCGAGACGTGGAAGACGTTCATCAATGAATACTTGATCGAAGAGAAACTCTACCAGCAAGCAACGGTTGCCCGGATCGTCACCGTCATCAATCAAGTCAATTATCAGATTCGACAAACGAAGGCGAAGCTGATTGAATACGCACAACCGTCGCACGAATTGACGGCAAAACACGTCGCTTCCTTCAAGGAATATGAACAATTGGTCCGGACGAATCAATCCGATCGCGGCTTGACGGAACATCAATTGAAGGCACGTCCGTATTTGATCGATCGAAACGAATTGATTCTCCGTCTGTTTTATCGTTACGGTCTACGTGTCCATCACATCATTGGTTTGAAGATGCACGATCTCAATTTCGCCCAGCAAGAGATGACCGTTCATGACCGACTCGGCAACCGTTACCTGCTTCACCTCGAGCGGGAAGATCAAGACATCATGTTGCGTTACTTGAAGACGATTCCGGAGCCGGTCCGCCCCCGTTATAACAGTACCGACCCCTTTTTCGTCGCCTTCGACTTTGCTCGGATGACATTCCGCTGGGTCTACAGCAAAAATGCACCGAAGCAACTATCGATCGTCATGATCACGAAGATGATGCGTCAGCTGAATGAACGGTCCGATAACAAGCGGATCTTGACACCGTCGATGTTACGCAACAGTTTCATCTTAAAAACGTATCAGGACGAGATGACGAAGGAAGAACGTCTGCAGAAGACATGCCTCTATAAGGATGTCTCGCTCCGACGTTATGAAGAGGCGGTCGAGGAACTGACACCGTTGTTGTAA
- the hflX gene encoding GTPase HflX — protein sequence MSERVIVVGCQLPGVPDHVYEESVAELEALVTTAHGVVVGRLDQKRQAIDRRTFIGKGKVEELVALADELEPDLIIFNAEVTPGQMKNIRIALSDPEAIKLIDRTQLILDIFAGRAQSREGKLQVELAQMSYLLPRLAGQGTQLSRLGGGIGTRGPGESKLETDRRHIRRRVDEISKQLETSVAHRARYRERRKENQTFQIALVGYTNAGKSTIFNRLTQADTYEKDELFATLDPLTRQVDLPEGGQILLTDTVGFIQDLPTKLIAAFRSTLEEVLEADLILHVVDASSEHYLNQMQTTNDVLDELGAGDIPQLEVYNKKDQLNRLFTGGKLLISALDPQDIERLIEEIERSISEILEYLEIRIPVDGFAHYNPAKEVMMNLKESFEEDGSVILKGYLRKDTRLYATLKQYEV from the coding sequence ATGTCAGAACGCGTCATCGTCGTTGGTTGCCAGCTCCCCGGTGTCCCGGACCATGTCTATGAAGAATCGGTCGCGGAGCTCGAAGCACTCGTAACGACTGCGCATGGTGTCGTCGTCGGTCGTCTGGATCAAAAACGACAAGCGATTGATCGCCGTACGTTCATCGGAAAAGGAAAGGTTGAAGAACTCGTTGCTTTAGCAGACGAACTTGAACCTGATTTAATCATATTCAATGCCGAGGTCACGCCCGGTCAGATGAAGAATATCCGGATCGCCTTGTCGGACCCGGAAGCCATCAAATTGATTGACCGGACGCAGTTGATCCTCGATATCTTCGCTGGCCGAGCCCAGTCACGCGAAGGGAAATTGCAGGTCGAACTGGCACAGATGAGTTATCTCTTACCACGTCTTGCCGGGCAGGGAACACAACTGTCACGTCTTGGTGGCGGAATCGGGACGCGTGGACCAGGTGAATCGAAACTCGAGACGGACCGCCGTCATATCCGGCGTCGGGTCGATGAGATCTCGAAACAACTCGAGACATCCGTCGCGCACCGTGCCCGTTACCGGGAACGTCGCAAAGAGAACCAGACATTCCAAATCGCGCTCGTCGGTTATACGAATGCCGGCAAATCAACGATCTTCAACCGGTTGACACAAGCCGACACATACGAGAAGGATGAGTTGTTCGCGACGCTTGATCCGTTGACACGTCAAGTCGATTTGCCGGAAGGTGGTCAAATCCTCCTGACGGATACGGTCGGTTTCATTCAAGATCTCCCGACGAAGTTGATCGCGGCGTTCCGTTCGACACTCGAGGAAGTGCTGGAAGCCGACTTGATCCTCCATGTCGTTGATGCGTCGAGTGAGCATTACTTGAATCAGATGCAGACGACGAACGATGTCCTCGATGAACTCGGTGCCGGTGACATTCCGCAACTGGAAGTCTACAACAAGAAGGATCAATTGAACCGCTTGTTCACAGGTGGAAAACTGCTGATTTCTGCGCTTGACCCGCAGGATATCGAGCGCTTGATCGAAGAGATCGAACGTTCGATCAGCGAAATTCTCGAGTATCTCGAGATTCGTATTCCAGTTGACGGATTTGCTCATTACAATCCGGCGAAAGAAGTCATGATGAATTTGAAGGAATCGTTCGAAGAAGATGGTTCCGTCATTCTAAAAGGTTACTTGCGTAAAGATACGCGTCTATACGCGACATTGAAACAATACGAGGTGTAA